The nucleotide window GCCGTAGCAAGTCTATCGTAATTTTCCGAAGTTTCCTGTTTGGGTTGCCCCACTGCACGCCAGAATAAACTTAATCTGGATCAATCACCGTTTTTTGCTCCCACACGATTATTAAATCCTCTGACGCGATCGCCAGATCGCTCATCTACTCCTTATGGCATTGGGTCTTAAACAATCAACTTTAGAACTGCTGAAGCGATTTAACCGATCGTTTCCGCAATTTTATGAGCAATTCGTGAGTAGCGAAATTCAGCTGCAGAACCTCCGACTGGCCTATCAGCTCTACAAATCACGCCAAGCCGTGATTGAACTGAAGCCAGAAGGCAACAAAAATGCGATGCACTTCGCCTATCGCAACCAATCATTTTTACTGAGCGATATCTTTGGCGTCTTGGCGGCCTATGGTCTGACAATCCATAGCCTCAGCCTCTACGGCCAAATCTATCCACCGATGCTGGTGTTTGTGAAACTGATTGTTTCGCGGGGCGGCAAGGCCCTCAGCGAGAAAACGGCTGAGAATGTCGGGCGGGCCGTCAAAGAGGCACTGGCCGGACGGTTTGAAGTCGAAGAAATGCTAGCCGTCGAGTTCAACCTGGATGCCGGGCTCGAACAAGTAGAAACGGAATTTTATGTGGATCCGGTATTTCATTTACCCGCATTGCTGATTGAAGCAGACAACCAAGCCGGACTATTTTACAAAGTGATGTATGCCATTTGGCAGGAAGACTTGTTAGTCGTCAATGCCAACTTACTCGTTTGGCGGGGCCGTACCCGGTTAATTCTGTATCTGCTCGGACCCAACGAAAGCCTGATTCCGGAATATTTAGGCCATAAAATCGCGGAAGGCGTGAAACAACGGCTCTTGGGACGGCGCTTCTAACCTCACAGTGAGATTTGCTCGAACTTCAGCAAAATTGCTTAATAGTCCGTAATTCTTAGCAAGGTTTTTCGGGCTTCGCGGTAGGATCAGACATATGTCTACGATCGAACCGTTAACCGTGCTTTGCGACTACGAGCTGACGCCACCGACCAAATCGAATATCGTGCTGGTATTCGTCCATGGCTGGCTGCTCAGTCGATGCTATTGGGAACCGCTGATCCAACAACTCTCCCCACACTATCAATGTCTTTCCTATGATTTGCGGGGATTTGGGCGATCGGCGGCAGGTGCACCTTGGCACCCCAATCCGGCCAGTGCCGCGATCCCCAACAACTATAGTTTGGCCAGTCACGCAACGGATTTACAAGCACTCTTAACTCAGCTCAACATCGAGCAAGCGTGGTTAGTCGGTCATTCCCTCGGGGGCAGTATCGCACTTTGGGCCGCCGATTTGGATGTTGAACGGATTCAGGGCGTTATCTGTATCAACGCGGGTGGGGGTATTTATCTAGAGCAAGAATTTGCCAAATTTCGGCAGGCAGGGCAACAAATGCTGACTTTCCGCCCCCACTGGCTACGGTATGTGCCCCTGATCGATCAGGCGTTTCGCCAAATGGCCGTGACCCAGCCCATCGCGTCACATTGGGGCAAACAGCGGTTAATTGATTTTCTCGATGCGGATCTTGAAGCCGCGCGGGAAAGCCTGCTCACGTCCACCACAAAAGCGGAAGTCCATCAACTGCCCCAAATCGTTGCCCGCCTGAAGCAGCCAGCGTACTTTATTGCGGGAGCGACGGATACAATCATGGAACCCCGCTATGTCAAGCATTTAGCGAGTTTTCACCGTTCCTTTGATGAATGGGGTGAAAACGTACTCAACCTCAGTACCTGCGGCCATCTGGCGATGTTGGAACAGACTGATGCCGTGGCGCAGTATATTCAATCAATCGTCCAGGGAATTGCTGTCCCAGCCTGCATTTAAGTCAAATCCAGTCGATCGCCCCCGCATCTCGCTGCGCTGACGTTAGCGGAATGGGCGATGATAGGGGATGTTTTTCGTCGAGGTAAGGTCGTGTCACAGCAAAATTGGCAGACGCAAGGGTGGCTCCGCCGTTTCGCTCGGACTCACCCCAGAACGATCGCGCTAATTTGGTTGGCCATCCTGGTCTGGATCGGATTTTTCCATGGTCTCGGCCAGATGCACTTGCTGGACGAAACGGAACCCATGTTTGTGGAAGCAGCCCGTCAG belongs to Romeriopsis navalis LEGE 11480 and includes:
- a CDS encoding alpha/beta fold hydrolase, whose translation is MSTIEPLTVLCDYELTPPTKSNIVLVFVHGWLLSRCYWEPLIQQLSPHYQCLSYDLRGFGRSAAGAPWHPNPASAAIPNNYSLASHATDLQALLTQLNIEQAWLVGHSLGGSIALWAADLDVERIQGVICINAGGGIYLEQEFAKFRQAGQQMLTFRPHWLRYVPLIDQAFRQMAVTQPIASHWGKQRLIDFLDADLEAARESLLTSTTKAEVHQLPQIVARLKQPAYFIAGATDTIMEPRYVKHLASFHRSFDEWGENVLNLSTCGHLAMLEQTDAVAQYIQSIVQGIAVPACI